A genome region from Alkalimarinus coralli includes the following:
- the cobU gene encoding bifunctional adenosylcobinamide kinase/adenosylcobinamide-phosphate guanylyltransferase, protein MKELILGGARSGKSRLAEQRAKATRQDVLYIATAQAFDREMDERIARHQGDRPAHWGTVEEPVYLARALQSHAAENRTILVDCLTLWLSNLLCMDDSVLFGKEKQSLLDCVFSLPGHVILVSNEVGQGVIPDNALARRFVDEAGWLHQALAAQCDQVTFVTAGIAQQLKP, encoded by the coding sequence ATGAAAGAGTTAATTCTGGGAGGCGCGCGCTCAGGCAAAAGCCGCCTGGCTGAACAGCGAGCGAAAGCAACCCGGCAAGATGTTCTCTATATCGCGACCGCCCAGGCGTTTGATCGTGAAATGGATGAGCGAATTGCTCGGCACCAGGGTGACCGCCCCGCTCACTGGGGGACTGTCGAAGAGCCTGTTTATCTTGCGCGGGCGCTACAGAGTCATGCTGCTGAGAATCGCACTATTCTGGTTGACTGCCTGACCCTTTGGTTAAGTAATCTGTTGTGCATGGATGACTCAGTACTGTTTGGTAAAGAGAAACAAAGTTTATTAGACTGCGTTTTTTCGCTACCGGGCCATGTAATATTGGTGAGTAACGAAGTGGGCCAGGGGGTTATTCCTGATAATGCACTCGCCCGCCGTTTTGTTGATGAGGCAGGGTGGTTACATCAGGCGTTAGCGGCCCAATGTGATCAGGTTACGTTTGTGACTGCGGGTATTGCCCAGCAACTTAAACCTTAA
- the cobT gene encoding nicotinate-nucleotide--dimethylbenzimidazole phosphoribosyltransferase: MPHWFEAPLVEIDLFSREKAELRQSTLTKPPGSLGRLEQLAVLFAGWQGKVIPELVAKKTSIAIFAADHGVAEEGVSAFPQAVTVEMVKNFARGGAAISVLAAQLGADLHIVNAGTANSVAGVGGVVNNPVACGTANFAKQPAMTKQQCLDALAIGQQVINEVIAQDTRLFIGGEMGIANTTSATAVCCALLNRPVDDLVGAGTGLGNQAIKHKADVISAALKKHAPSPQPLDVLCAVGGFEIAALAGAYIAAAQQGIPSLVDGFIATAAALVACRLRPELKGWLLFSHQSAEKGHRLVLEQLEVSPLLSLGMRLGEGSGAAVCLPIIDSALALHASMATFEEAEVQAG, from the coding sequence ATGCCACATTGGTTTGAAGCGCCACTGGTTGAAATTGATTTATTTTCAAGAGAGAAAGCAGAACTCAGGCAGAGTACGCTGACCAAACCTCCGGGTTCGTTAGGGCGTCTTGAGCAACTGGCAGTGTTGTTTGCCGGCTGGCAGGGTAAGGTAATACCGGAGCTCGTCGCAAAGAAAACATCAATCGCTATATTTGCGGCGGATCATGGTGTGGCAGAAGAGGGGGTATCTGCTTTTCCTCAGGCAGTCACCGTTGAAATGGTGAAAAATTTTGCCCGTGGAGGGGCTGCGATTAGCGTGCTGGCGGCTCAACTGGGCGCTGACCTGCATATTGTTAATGCGGGTACGGCCAACTCAGTAGCGGGAGTTGGTGGCGTTGTTAATAATCCTGTCGCGTGTGGCACTGCTAACTTCGCTAAACAACCGGCGATGACGAAGCAGCAGTGCCTGGATGCGCTAGCTATTGGCCAGCAGGTTATCAATGAGGTGATTGCTCAAGATACCCGGTTATTTATCGGGGGAGAGATGGGGATTGCCAATACAACGTCGGCAACCGCTGTTTGTTGTGCTTTACTCAATAGACCGGTAGATGATTTAGTGGGCGCAGGTACCGGGTTGGGTAACCAGGCAATTAAACACAAGGCAGACGTGATTAGTGCGGCGTTAAAAAAACATGCTCCCTCTCCGCAGCCGCTTGATGTTTTATGTGCGGTAGGCGGATTTGAGATTGCAGCACTGGCCGGGGCTTATATTGCGGCAGCACAGCAAGGTATTCCTTCGCTGGTTGATGGCTTTATCGCGACAGCCGCTGCATTGGTTGCTTGCAGGTTAAGGCCAGAATTAAAAGGTTGGTTACTGTTCTCGCATCAGTCGGCTGAAAAGGGCCACCGGCTGGTTTTAGAGCAATTAGAGGTTAGCCCGTTACTGTCTTTGGGTATGAGGCTTGGGGAAGGGAGTGGCGCTGCGGTCTGTCTGCCGATTATAGATTCGGCACTGGCCCTGCATGCCAGCATGGCCACATTTGAAGAAGCAGAGGTGCAGGCAGGCTAA
- a CDS encoding histidine phosphatase family protein, translating into MSSYKETIIDLLRHGEPVGGRLLRGSQDDPLTEEGWNQMRASVGDHRPWQQIISSPLRRCSEFARQLADNRNTPYKEVAGFQEIGFGCWEGMSPEQIMAAYPGELEAYWRDPTQFSPPEGETLDAFMQRIADHWRGMLTDHQGQHVLLVCHGGVIRAIINQILEMPLNALWRVEVPYANISRIRITHFDDFPATSNLVFHQPRL; encoded by the coding sequence ATGAGCAGTTATAAAGAAACCATTATTGATTTGTTACGTCATGGTGAACCGGTTGGCGGTCGATTGCTGAGAGGCAGCCAGGACGACCCACTGACAGAAGAAGGCTGGAACCAGATGCGTGCCTCTGTTGGAGACCACCGGCCATGGCAACAAATAATAAGCTCGCCTCTCAGGCGTTGTTCGGAGTTTGCCAGGCAGTTGGCAGATAATCGAAATACGCCCTACAAGGAGGTCGCAGGGTTTCAGGAGATTGGGTTTGGCTGCTGGGAAGGGATGAGTCCAGAGCAGATTATGGCGGCATACCCTGGTGAGCTTGAAGCCTACTGGCGAGACCCTACTCAGTTCTCGCCTCCTGAAGGTGAAACATTAGACGCGTTTATGCAGCGTATTGCGGATCATTGGCGTGGCATGCTGACTGATCATCAAGGGCAGCATGTGTTACTGGTGTGTCATGGTGGGGTTATCAGAGCCATCATTAACCAGATTCTTGAAATGCCCCTGAATGCCTTATGGCGGGTGGAAGTGCCATACGCCAACATTAGCAGAATACGCATCACGCATTTTGATGATTTCCCCGCAACATCTAATTTGGTCTTCCATCAGCCTCGCCTGTAA